GCCGTTCAGCGAGCAGGCTTCTGCTACCCCATGCTCGGGATTCGGCCATGGGGGTTGTTTTCACCGCCGGCCGGCCCGCCACAGGGACCATAACAGCCACAGACTGGCCCCCACCGCCAAGAAAAAGCCCAGCGCCACCATGACGGTCCCCACCCAGGCCGGCCAGCGTGCCGCCGCCGTGGGGAAAATCAGCCCGATGCCCACGATCAGCGCGGCGATGATCAGCGCAATGCTCAACCGGTTCACCATGCGGTCCCAGCGCGCCAGGGCGCGCTCCTGATCCCGCTGAATATGGGAGAGGGTGAACTCCCCCTTCTGCAGTTGGTCCAGCAGTCGCGGCAGATACTGCGGAAGCTCCTGCCACAACTCCCCCCAATCGCGCAGTGTCGTTCCCAGCCGGCCCACCCAAGCCGCCGGCGCATTCATCTCTCGCAAGGCCTGCTCCGCGTACGGCCGTGCGATCTCAAAGACATCCAGCTCCGGATACAGCACCATCCCTGTGCCCTCCATCATCACCAGGGTCTTGGCCAACAGCCACAGGTTGGAGGGCAGGCGCAGGCGGTGGCGGAAGGCGATGGGCAGGAAATCCTCGAACAGGTCGCTCAGGCGCAGGTCCTTCAGCGGCGCGCCCCAGTAGCGCTCCAGGAAGCGGCCCAGGTCGCGCCCCAGCCGGCGGTGATCCACGCTGGCCCCTACCATATCCATGCGCACCAGCTCGCCCACAATCTGGTCCGGGTCGCGCGATACAACCGCCAGAAAGAGGCGCAGGAGCTGTTCCTTGGTGCGCTTGTCCAGATACCCCACCATGCCGAAATCCATCGCCCCGATGACATTGCCTTCCATGACGAAGAAATTGCCCGGATGGGGGTCGGCATGGAAAAAGCCATCCACAAAGGTCTCCTGCATGATGAGGTCTATCGCGTGCAGGGCGACGGTGCGGGGGTCCAGGCCGGCCGCCCGCAGACCTTCCACATCGTCAATCTTCACCCCGCGGATGCGTTCCAGGGTGAGCACATCGTGGGTGGTATATTCCCAGTACACTCGCGGGATGTAGACCTCCGGCCGGCCGGCAAAGTTGCGCCGGAAGCGCTCCGCGTTGCGCGCCTCCCGCACATAATCCATCTCGGCCCGCAGAGTGGCGGCGAACTCGTCCGCCAGCTCCGTGAAGGCATACATCCGGCCGAAGGCCGTGCGCTCCTCCGCCAGCCGCGCCATGTCGTACAGAATGTCCAGGTCCACCTCGACGATGCGGCGGATATTGGGGCGCAGGACCTTGACCACGACCTCACTGCCGTCGGGCAGGACGGCGCCGTGCACCTGCCCCAAGGAAGCGGCCGCCAGCACCTCCTCATCAAAGGAGCGGAATAACTGGTCAATGGGAGCGCCCAGCTCCGCCTCCACAATGGCGCGGGCCTGCTCCGAGGGGAACGGAGGAACCTCGTCGCGGAGTTTGGACAGCTCGTGCAGATACGCCGGCGGCAGTAAATCGGGACGCGTGGAGAGCATTTGCCCCAGTTTCACGAAGGTCGGGCCCAGTTCCTCGATAGCCAGGCGCAGGTGTTCCGCCGGCGTCAAGGGCGCGATGGGACGCACCCGCTCCGAGACCCGCCACGGCAGTGCCAGCCGGGTCAGCAGACCAAGCTGTTCCACCACATTGTCAAAGCCGTGGCGGATCAGGACGCGGGCGATCTGCTGATAGCGGCGCAGATGCTGGACATGCCGGCCAAACGGGGGCAGACCTGGAAGCACCCGTGTCCCACCTACTCGCCGCGCAGGAAAGAAATGAGCGCCTGCACTTCGGATTCCGCCAGCCGGCCGCGAAAGGCCGGCATCTCCCCGCGGCCGTCCGCGATGATGAGGAACAGCTCTTGCTCGCTCTGTTTGCTGGGTTTGATGGCCGGCCCGCGCGCCCCCTGTCCCTGCTCACCGTGACAGCCGGCGCAGTTGGCGGCAAACACCTGGGCCGCCACCGGCGTGGGCGGCGGCTGATCGCTTTCTGCGGGCTCTGCCGTTTTCTGACATCCCGCCGGCACCAGCAACAGCACCAGCGCCAGCACTGCTACCATCCGCCACCATGAACGACGCATCGCGCACACTCCTTCGGCATGATGATGGCACCAGAGCCGCCAGGCTCGAGATTGACCTGATTATAGCACAGGTGAGGAAAGCATCACAAAGAGGGAATCTCCCGAGGCGAGGAGGCCCGTTCCCTGCCCACGCTCCACGTCGCCAGCAGGGCGAGGAAATAGAGCGCCATGCAGAGGACGTACACCCATTTCAGCTCCAGCAGGTACGCCAGCGCATAGGCCAGGAAGGGGCCGGTCGCGCTCCCCAGATCCCCGCCGGCGGCATACAGCCCCATGACCACCCCCTGCCGCCCCCGCCGCGATAGGTCTCCCGTCTGCGCCATGGTGGTAGGGGTCAGGACACCGTCGGCGAACGCCGCCACCATCACGCCGGCGGCGATGACCGCCACTGCGCCATCAAAGGATAGTAGGGCAAAGCCGAGGATGCCCAAGGCCAGCCCCCAGCGCATCACCCGCCAGCGCTGGCCGGCCCGGTCCGAGAGCCAGCCGGCGAGCGGGCCGGCGATGATGCCCATGATAGGGCCAATGCCCAGCAGAAGGCCGGCCAGCGTCGGCACACCGAGGGCGCGATCCCCCCATGGGACCATCTCGCCGTAGCGCAGGCGCAGGAGCAGTCCCACCGTTGACATCACCACGCCGTTGCCAGCCAGATTGGTCAGCCCATACAGGATGATGGAAATGAGGATGGGCGGGGTGATCTGCCGGCGCAGGCCATCCCTGACCCGCCGCCAGGTCCATCGTCCAACGGGCTCCGGCGGAAACCGCTGGACGGCCGGCGCGGTCTCCGGCAGGGCCAGCAAAGAGATCAACAGCCCCACACCGGTGACGCCGGCGCCCAGAAACAGCGTCTGCCGGAACCCCAGGGTGTCCACCAGCGCGCCACTGCCGACCGCCATAATGGAAAGGCCCATCAGCACTGAGATTTGATACAGGCCGGCCGTCCGGCCGCGGTCCGCCGGCGTGGTGATATCCATGACCATGGTCATGGCGGTGACGTTGATCAGCGTCCAGGCGATGCCCCACAGAGCGCGCGCCAGCAGGAGCGGCCAGAAGCCCACCGCCAGGCCGCACAGCGCGGTGGAAATGGTCCCCAACAGCATGCCGGCAATAAAGGGACACCGCCGGCCGAAGCGGTCCACCAACCACCCGCCCAATGGGTTGCCGGGGATGCGCACCAGGCGGTTCACGCCCAGC
This is a stretch of genomic DNA from Anaerolineae bacterium. It encodes these proteins:
- a CDS encoding AarF/ABC1/UbiB kinase family protein, whose product is MLPGLPPFGRHVQHLRRYQQIARVLIRHGFDNVVEQLGLLTRLALPWRVSERVRPIAPLTPAEHLRLAIEELGPTFVKLGQMLSTRPDLLPPAYLHELSKLRDEVPPFPSEQARAIVEAELGAPIDQLFRSFDEEVLAAASLGQVHGAVLPDGSEVVVKVLRPNIRRIVEVDLDILYDMARLAEERTAFGRMYAFTELADEFAATLRAEMDYVREARNAERFRRNFAGRPEVYIPRVYWEYTTHDVLTLERIRGVKIDDVEGLRAAGLDPRTVALHAIDLIMQETFVDGFFHADPHPGNFFVMEGNVIGAMDFGMVGYLDKRTKEQLLRLFLAVVSRDPDQIVGELVRMDMVGASVDHRRLGRDLGRFLERYWGAPLKDLRLSDLFEDFLPIAFRHRLRLPSNLWLLAKTLVMMEGTGMVLYPELDVFEIARPYAEQALREMNAPAAWVGRLGTTLRDWGELWQELPQYLPRLLDQLQKGEFTLSHIQRDQERALARWDRMVNRLSIALIIAALIVGIGLIFPTAAARWPAWVGTVMVALGFFLAVGASLWLLWSLWRAGRR
- a CDS encoding cytochrome c; this translates as MRRSWWRMVAVLALVLLLVPAGCQKTAEPAESDQPPPTPVAAQVFAANCAGCHGEQGQGARGPAIKPSKQSEQELFLIIADGRGEMPAFRGRLAESEVQALISFLRGE
- a CDS encoding MFS transporter; protein product: MSSSPASSVPVPRLLLPLGAAVILSLTGDQTMYASLATQTEVVRISITAVGVMLGVNRLVRIPGNPLGGWLVDRFGRRCPFIAGMLLGTISTALCGLAVGFWPLLLARALWGIAWTLINVTAMTMVMDITTPADRGRTAGLYQISVLMGLSIMAVGSGALVDTLGFRQTLFLGAGVTGVGLLISLLALPETAPAVQRFPPEPVGRWTWRRVRDGLRRQITPPILISIILYGLTNLAGNGVVMSTVGLLLRLRYGEMVPWGDRALGVPTLAGLLLGIGPIMGIIAGPLAGWLSDRAGQRWRVMRWGLALGILGFALLSFDGAVAVIAAGVMVAAFADGVLTPTTMAQTGDLSRRGRQGVVMGLYAAGGDLGSATGPFLAYALAYLLELKWVYVLCMALYFLALLATWSVGRERASSPREIPSL